Proteins found in one Campylobacter concisus genomic segment:
- a CDS encoding heavy metal translocating P-type ATPase — MPQSRCAHCRLKFDESVMISNEGGLKFCCVGCKGVYEILNENGLSEFYERLGKNTLTPASNGANIKNLAANFSELVTKEGDFSQISFLIDGITCSACIWLLEKALFSLPGVLEVNINSLNQKAVIVFDEQELLVEQIIEKIYAVGYVPKPYATSSKEDELAKKRRKFYTKALVGIFATMNIMWLAIAQYSGYFSGIRGDIKDILSFAQFVLATPVLFYTGSEFFKGAKIAIKNASPNMDLLVITGASITYIYSIFAMFTRSGESYFDSVAMIITFVFIGKFLEILGKKKALETSNFLNDMLLAKVCVLEDGKDILKEPRDVNLGEKIVLRSGERALLDGVVLSGEASVDSSSLTGESLPVILGVGQEVKSGVICQNGQIIYEAKEIFKNSYLNQLINLLQNAELKKPNIELVVNKIASKFSLSVLTLAFFTFWFWYFKFGFSEAIVTAVSVIVIACPCALALATPVSSVCALGVAFKNRVLFKEAKFFESLAKCDVAVFDKTGTLTKAEFEVSDFFIKESISLDEIYSLALISNHQISVAVAKFLKQKDARKIELKNTNLSVAKGVEAEISGKKFYAGSKRFLVENGIGFDEAEENVSFFVGLNGELVAKFYLKDSVKPEAKTLIDELKSAGMKVCILSGDVQKVVKNVADELGVSEFRAEMLPETKAKFISELKEQGKKVLMVGDGINDAAALSLAHVAICMGSGAAISLERSDVVLLDDSLKSLAKAIKISKFTYKTIKQNLLFCLLYNVLALPFAVFGYVIPLFAALFMSLSSLSVILNSLYIVRKFKEKNG; from the coding sequence ATGCCACAAAGTAGATGTGCTCATTGCAGATTAAAATTTGATGAAAGCGTGATGATCTCAAATGAAGGCGGACTTAAATTTTGCTGTGTTGGTTGCAAAGGCGTTTATGAAATTTTAAATGAAAATGGGCTTAGCGAGTTTTATGAACGTCTTGGTAAAAATACACTTACACCGGCAAGCAACGGTGCAAATATCAAAAATTTAGCAGCAAATTTTAGCGAGCTTGTGACAAAAGAGGGCGACTTTAGTCAAATTTCATTTTTAATCGATGGCATCACTTGCTCAGCTTGCATCTGGCTACTTGAAAAGGCACTTTTTAGCTTGCCTGGCGTCTTGGAGGTAAATATCAACTCGCTTAATCAAAAAGCGGTTATTGTCTTTGATGAGCAAGAGCTTTTGGTAGAGCAAATAATTGAAAAAATTTATGCCGTTGGCTACGTCCCAAAGCCCTATGCTACGAGTTCGAAAGAGGACGAGCTAGCTAAGAAAAGAAGAAAATTTTACACAAAAGCGCTAGTTGGTATCTTTGCTACGATGAACATTATGTGGCTAGCCATTGCTCAGTATAGTGGGTATTTTAGTGGCATAAGAGGCGATATAAAAGACATTTTAAGCTTTGCGCAGTTTGTATTAGCAACGCCTGTACTTTTTTATACTGGTAGCGAGTTTTTTAAAGGAGCAAAGATAGCCATAAAAAACGCTTCGCCAAATATGGATTTGCTCGTTATCACCGGAGCTAGCATAACCTATATCTACTCTATTTTTGCGATGTTTACGAGGAGTGGCGAGAGCTATTTCGACTCGGTTGCGATGATCATCACCTTTGTTTTTATCGGTAAATTTTTAGAAATTTTGGGCAAGAAAAAGGCACTTGAGACTTCAAATTTCTTAAATGATATGCTGCTTGCAAAGGTGTGCGTTTTAGAAGATGGTAAGGATATTTTAAAAGAGCCAAGAGATGTAAATTTGGGCGAAAAGATCGTGCTTAGATCAGGCGAGAGGGCGCTGCTTGATGGAGTAGTGCTTAGTGGCGAGGCAAGCGTGGATAGCTCAAGCCTAACTGGAGAGAGCCTGCCTGTGATCTTGGGAGTGGGACAAGAGGTAAAAAGTGGCGTCATTTGCCAAAATGGACAAATCATCTATGAAGCAAAGGAAATTTTTAAAAATTCTTATCTAAATCAGCTTATAAATTTGCTCCAAAATGCAGAGCTAAAAAAGCCAAATATCGAGCTAGTAGTCAATAAAATCGCTTCTAAATTTTCTCTTAGTGTGCTGACTTTAGCATTTTTTACATTTTGGTTTTGGTACTTTAAATTTGGCTTTTCAGAAGCTATTGTCACGGCTGTTAGCGTCATTGTGATCGCTTGCCCTTGTGCGCTTGCCCTTGCCACGCCAGTTAGCAGTGTTTGCGCTCTTGGTGTGGCTTTTAAAAATAGAGTGCTTTTTAAAGAGGCTAAATTTTTTGAAAGCCTTGCAAAGTGCGATGTAGCGGTCTTTGATAAGACTGGTACGCTCACAAAGGCAGAATTTGAAGTTAGTGATTTTTTCATAAAAGAGAGCATAAGCTTAGATGAAATTTATTCGCTGGCTCTTATATCAAATCATCAAATAAGCGTGGCAGTGGCTAAATTTTTAAAGCAAAAAGACGCAAGGAAAATAGAGCTTAAAAATACAAATTTAAGTGTGGCAAAGGGTGTTGAGGCTGAAATTTCAGGTAAGAAATTTTATGCAGGAAGCAAGCGATTTTTAGTTGAAAATGGTATTGGCTTTGATGAAGCTGAAGAAAATGTGAGCTTTTTTGTGGGGCTTAATGGTGAGTTAGTGGCGAAATTTTACCTAAAAGATAGTGTAAAGCCCGAGGCAAAGACCTTGATAGACGAGCTAAAGAGCGCTGGCATGAAAGTGTGTATCTTAAGTGGCGACGTGCAAAAAGTGGTAAAAAATGTGGCAGATGAGCTTGGCGTGAGTGAGTTTAGAGCAGAGATGTTGCCTGAAACGAAAGCTAAATTTATAAGCGAACTAAAAGAGCAGGGCAAAAAGGTTCTAATGGTAGGAGATGGCATAAATGACGCAGCAGCGCTTAGCCTTGCTCATGTTGCCATTTGTATGGGAAGCGGGGCGGCAATAAGCTTAGAAAGAAGCGATGTAGTGCTACTTGATGATAGTTTAAAAAGTCTAGCAAAGGCCATAAAAATCTCAAAATTTACTTACAAAACGATAAAGCAAAATTTGCTCTTTTGCCTTCTTTATAATGTTCTTGCTCTGCCATTTGCTGTGTTTGGCTATGTCATTCCGCTATTTGCTGCGCTTTTTATGTCGCTTAGCTCGCTAAGTGTTATCTTAAACTCGCTTTATATTGTTAGAAAATTTAAGGAAAAAAATGGATAG
- the ccoS gene encoding cbb3-type cytochrome oxidase assembly protein CcoS: MDSATLAMLVFISVLMGAFLLFGVLWGIKNKQFEDYRKFLDGANLDDEDALNEAYELELRKKEALKKRAKSNKDKI; this comes from the coding sequence ATGGATAGCGCGACACTTGCGATGCTAGTTTTTATCTCGGTTTTGATGGGAGCATTTTTGCTTTTTGGCGTGCTTTGGGGGATAAAAAATAAGCAATTTGAGGACTACCGAAAATTTTTAGACGGAGCAAATTTAGACGATGAAGATGCACTAAATGAAGCTTATGAACTAGAGCTTCGCAAAAAAGAAGCTCTCAAAAAAAGAGCAAAATCTAATAAAGATAAAATTTAG
- a CDS encoding DNA polymerase III subunit gamma/tau, with product MQALALKYRPKNFDELIGQEAVSKSLIHALDEGRISHAYLFSGLRGSGKTSSARIFSKALVCEKGPTSKPCEVCPQCIMANESRHMDIIEMDAASHRKIDDIRELIEQTKYAPAMARYKIFIIDEVHMLTKEAFNALLKTLEEPPSYVKFILATTDPLKLPTTVLSRTQHFRFKQISRYSIIKHLEFILSKEGISYEKEALEILARSGGGSLRDTLTLLDQAIIYGANNVTANGVASMLGLLDPEKIEEIITHVLNHDKNAIRVLVSELESYDPEMIIDEILANLKQKFIENDSKISLLVYERFFRILAQAKGMLNVSSDNGFVLMLMLFMMIEALNLQDIDDAINEVISKNSENSTQITEVITQKSQAAPAKMQGPYELFLTKIYDRNYDLGEFFKEFVEFSFFNNNELGLIVNAKDENLEYFKKNWKILNEILRTLFGQNAKIVNAKSDEQKAQTKTPKASLENNEKSELDELDEEILRLNANNIETKNESKTEIKSELQNEKNNFALMLNKEPKTPEELQRQREQGVLKEANRLFGEPTIES from the coding sequence TTGCAAGCACTAGCTTTAAAATATCGCCCTAAAAATTTTGATGAACTTATCGGTCAAGAAGCAGTTAGCAAAAGCCTAATACACGCACTTGACGAGGGTCGTATAAGCCACGCATATCTATTTTCTGGGCTTAGAGGCAGTGGTAAAACTTCAAGTGCCAGGATATTTTCAAAAGCTTTAGTGTGCGAAAAAGGACCTACCTCAAAACCATGTGAAGTATGTCCGCAATGCATCATGGCAAATGAGTCAAGGCATATGGACATCATCGAAATGGACGCTGCTAGCCACAGAAAGATAGATGACATAAGAGAGCTAATAGAGCAAACAAAATATGCTCCAGCAATGGCAAGATATAAAATTTTTATAATTGACGAAGTGCATATGCTAACCAAAGAGGCATTTAACGCCCTTTTAAAAACGCTTGAAGAGCCACCAAGCTATGTAAAATTTATCCTAGCGACGACCGATCCATTAAAACTCCCAACAACGGTACTTTCAAGAACGCAGCATTTTAGGTTTAAGCAAATAAGCAGATACAGCATCATTAAACATCTTGAGTTTATTTTAAGCAAAGAAGGCATTAGCTACGAAAAAGAGGCACTTGAAATTTTAGCAAGAAGTGGCGGAGGATCGCTAAGAGATACTTTAACACTTCTTGATCAAGCTATCATTTACGGTGCAAATAATGTAACGGCAAATGGCGTAGCATCGATGCTAGGGCTTCTTGATCCAGAAAAGATCGAAGAGATAATAACTCATGTTTTAAATCACGATAAGAATGCCATTAGAGTGCTCGTAAGCGAACTTGAAAGCTATGATCCTGAGATGATAATAGATGAAATTTTGGCAAATTTAAAGCAAAAATTTATAGAAAACGACTCAAAAATTTCTCTACTTGTTTATGAAAGATTTTTTAGGATTTTGGCACAAGCTAAAGGTATGCTAAATGTAAGTAGCGACAATGGCTTTGTACTAATGCTAATGCTTTTTATGATGATAGAAGCACTAAATTTACAAGATATCGATGACGCTATAAATGAAGTGATCTCAAAAAATAGCGAAAATTCCACTCAAATCACAGAAGTCATCACTCAAAAAAGCCAAGCAGCTCCTGCTAAAATGCAAGGTCCATATGAACTCTTTTTAACAAAAATTTATGATAGAAATTACGATCTTGGCGAGTTTTTTAAAGAATTTGTAGAATTTAGCTTCTTTAATAACAATGAGCTTGGACTGATAGTAAATGCAAAAGATGAAAATCTTGAATACTTTAAGAAAAATTGGAAAATCTTAAACGAGATATTGCGTACGCTTTTTGGACAAAATGCGAAGATAGTAAATGCAAAGAGTGATGAGCAAAAAGCACAAACTAAGACGCCTAAAGCCTCTTTAGAAAATAATGAAAAAAGCGAACTAGACGAGCTTGATGAGGAAATTTTAAGACTAAATGCAAATAACATTGAAACTAAAAATGAGTCAAAAACCGAGATAAAAAGCGAGCTGCAAAATGAGAAAAATAACTTTGCTTTGATGCTAAATAAAGAGCCAAAAACGCCAGAAGAGCTTCAAAGACAAAGAGAACAAGGGGTCTTAAAAGAGGCCAATAGACTTTTTGGCGAGCCAACGATTGAGAGCTAA
- the glnA gene encoding type I glutamate--ammonia ligase codes for MGKFVQNVDHFFDFCKENEVKFVDFRFTDLGGAWHSISYNIKAVTKENFINGIPMDASSMHGWQPIDKSDMIMKPEATTAFLDPFTSDITVVVFCDIYDIYKGQIYEKCPRSIAKRAMQYVKDSGLGDEAYFGPENEFFVFDNVKIIDSPNCAMYQVDSEEGEWNDATDFKDSYNTGHRPRRKGGYLMTQPIDSMVDLRAEMMQVLEQVGLEVFLGHHEVAQGQGEIGVKFGNLVEAADNVQIYKYVVRMVAHLNGKTVTFMPKPLYGDNGSGMHVHQSVWKDGKNLFYKEGNYANLSDFARYYIGGVLKHARSVAAFTNPSTNSYKRLIPGFEAPSILTYSSQNRSASIRIPYGSGEKSVRAEMRFPDSTANPYLAFSAMLMAGLDGVKNKYEPVGPMDENLFKLHLDEIRERGIEQLPHTLRGSLEALIRDNEYLKPIMTDLFIDTYQHFKFETQVWPYEARPTAYEFKTCFSC; via the coding sequence ATGGGAAAATTTGTCCAAAACGTAGATCATTTTTTTGATTTTTGTAAAGAAAATGAAGTCAAATTTGTAGATTTTAGATTTACTGATTTAGGTGGTGCTTGGCATAGCATTAGCTACAACATAAAAGCTGTTACAAAAGAAAATTTTATAAATGGTATCCCTATGGACGCTAGCTCTATGCATGGCTGGCAACCAATCGATAAGAGCGACATGATAATGAAGCCAGAAGCTACAACTGCATTTTTAGACCCATTTACTTCTGATATTACAGTTGTTGTTTTTTGCGATATTTACGACATTTACAAGGGTCAAATTTATGAAAAATGCCCTCGCTCAATTGCTAAAAGAGCAATGCAATATGTAAAAGATAGTGGTCTTGGTGATGAGGCTTACTTTGGCCCTGAGAATGAATTTTTTGTCTTTGATAACGTCAAAATCATCGATAGCCCAAACTGTGCGATGTATCAAGTAGATAGCGAAGAAGGCGAATGGAACGATGCTACTGACTTCAAAGACAGCTACAATACAGGTCATCGCCCACGCAGAAAAGGCGGCTACTTGATGACTCAGCCAATCGACAGCATGGTCGATCTAAGAGCCGAGATGATGCAAGTTTTAGAGCAAGTTGGCCTTGAAGTATTTTTGGGCCATCACGAAGTCGCTCAAGGACAAGGTGAGATCGGCGTGAAATTTGGCAACTTAGTCGAAGCTGCCGATAATGTTCAAATTTATAAATATGTCGTTCGCATGGTGGCTCACCTAAACGGCAAGACAGTTACATTTATGCCAAAACCACTTTATGGCGATAACGGAAGCGGCATGCACGTGCATCAATCAGTTTGGAAAGATGGTAAAAATTTATTCTACAAAGAGGGCAACTACGCAAATTTAAGTGATTTCGCAAGATACTATATCGGTGGCGTTTTAAAACATGCAAGAAGCGTTGCCGCCTTTACTAACCCAAGCACAAATAGCTACAAACGCCTAATCCCAGGCTTTGAAGCACCATCTATCCTAACATACTCTAGCCAAAACCGCTCAGCAAGTATCCGCATACCTTATGGTTCAGGCGAAAAGTCAGTTAGAGCCGAGATGAGATTTCCAGATAGCACAGCAAACCCTTATCTAGCCTTTTCAGCGATGCTAATGGCGGGACTTGACGGCGTTAAAAATAAATACGAGCCAGTTGGTCCGATGGATGAAAATTTATTTAAACTTCACCTTGATGAGATTAGAGAGCGTGGCATAGAGCAGCTTCCACACACACTTCGTGGCAGCTTAGAAGCACTAATTCGCGATAATGAATACTTAAAACCAATAATGACCGATCTTTTCATAGATACCTATCAACACTTCAAATTTGAAACTCAAGTTTGGCCTTACGAAGCGCGCCCAACCGCTTATGAGTTTAAAACCTGCTTCTCTTGCTAA
- a CDS encoding histidinol-phosphatase, with protein MTVDLHNHTPLCKHAVGEPREYVQNAIKAGTKYFGFSDHAPMNYDEAYRMKFEEMQSYEDEVRRLKEEFSGEIEILLGYEMDFLDGFMDERVFARKVDYLIGSVHFFNGWAFDNPEFIGGYEGKDLDQIWQEYFDHVERSAKLGKFDIMGHIDLLKLFKFLPKKDVRILAKNAVNAIKEADLVVEINAAGFRKPIGEQYPSLNLLELIAEKDITITFGSDAHAKEDIGKNGEICEQIARDLGYSKCAIFKNRDRELVKF; from the coding sequence ATGACCGTCGATCTTCACAACCACACGCCACTTTGCAAACACGCAGTTGGCGAGCCAAGAGAGTATGTACAAAACGCAATAAAAGCTGGCACAAAATACTTTGGTTTTAGTGATCACGCACCGATGAACTACGATGAAGCTTATAGGATGAAATTTGAGGAGATGCAAAGCTACGAAGACGAGGTTAGGCGCTTAAAAGAGGAATTTAGTGGCGAGATAGAAATTTTACTTGGCTATGAGATGGATTTTTTAGATGGATTTATGGATGAGCGAGTTTTTGCTAGAAAGGTCGATTATCTAATAGGCTCTGTGCATTTTTTTAACGGCTGGGCATTTGACAATCCAGAATTTATCGGTGGCTACGAGGGCAAAGACTTGGATCAAATTTGGCAAGAGTATTTTGATCATGTAGAAAGATCTGCTAAGCTTGGTAAATTTGACATTATGGGGCATATTGATCTTTTAAAACTTTTTAAATTTTTGCCAAAAAAGGATGTTAGAATTTTGGCTAAAAATGCAGTAAATGCGATAAAAGAAGCAGATTTAGTTGTTGAGATAAATGCTGCTGGCTTTAGAAAACCTATCGGCGAGCAATATCCAAGCCTGAATTTACTTGAACTAATAGCCGAAAAAGATATAACCATCACCTTTGGCTCAGACGCTCACGCAAAAGAAGATATTGGTAAAAATGGCGAAATTTGCGAACAAATAGCTAGAGATTTAGGCTATTCAAAATGTGCTATTTTCAAAAACAGAGATAGAGAATTAGTAAAATTTTAG
- a CDS encoding chemotaxis protein, producing MTQEELDALMAGGLDDELDNAKEDTGQEVADVKEDTDEVTEVAEAIDTKDEPQSKSESNSKNAENYRVSADGVWPPPPPTEDHKMVHQLDDVTRDSEEKATQMFDKLETINNFFMDAESDSNSLKDTINSNIELFTTLSEKFPNIAAFSEALEKNNSLLGTIDNIIGNLQMGQDEIMMAMDMMQYQDIHRQKIERVINVMRALSKYMNTLFEGKIDDDKRVSSAVHIAGDTTTENLVSNDDIEALIESLGKK from the coding sequence ATGACCCAAGAGGAACTTGACGCACTTATGGCAGGTGGGCTAGATGATGAGTTAGATAATGCTAAAGAAGATACTGGCCAAGAGGTTGCGGACGTCAAAGAGGATACGGACGAGGTAACAGAAGTTGCAGAAGCAATCGATACTAAAGATGAGCCACAGTCAAAATCAGAAAGTAATTCAAAGAATGCAGAAAATTATAGAGTGAGTGCAGATGGCGTTTGGCCACCACCACCACCAACGGAAGATCACAAAATGGTTCATCAGCTTGATGACGTAACAAGAGATAGCGAAGAAAAAGCTACTCAGATGTTTGATAAGCTTGAAACGATAAATAACTTTTTTATGGACGCTGAGAGCGACTCAAATAGCCTAAAAGACACAATAAACTCAAATATCGAGCTATTTACGACACTAAGTGAGAAATTTCCAAATATCGCTGCATTTAGTGAGGCTTTAGAGAAAAACAACTCGCTTCTTGGCACGATCGATAATATCATCGGAAATTTACAAATGGGACAAGATGAGATCATGATGGCTATGGATATGATGCAGTATCAAGACATCCACAGACAAAAGATAGAGCGTGTTATCAACGTTATGAGAGCGCTAAGTAAATATATGAATACCTTATTTGAAGGTAAAATCGACGATGATAAGCGTGTTAGCTCTGCTGTTCACATCGCTGGTGATACAACGACTGAAAATCTTGTCAGCAACGATGATATCGAAGCCTTGATAGAAAGTTTGGGTAAAAAATAG
- a CDS encoding peptidase U32 family protein, with protein MLKRPELLSPAGNLTKLKIALEYGADAVYGSVASFSLRTRSAREFNLETFKEAIDYTHAKGKKFYATINAFPFNSQIEPLKRHLQTISAMKPDAFIIATPGVMSLAKAIAPDIEIHLSTQANVMNVLDAKIYHDMGAKRIVVAREMNLKDVIKIKEEIPTLDIEIFVHGSMCFAYSGRCLVSSVQSGRMSNRGSCANDCRFKYELYAKNEESGVLFRLEEDEKGTHIMNSKDLCLISHIKEIVDSGVIDSLKIEGRTKSEYYAACTARAYKMAIDDAMNNKFDAQIYENEINTLKNRGFTDGYLVHRPYERTDTQNHVSSLEEGTHQVNAISEDGEFFKCKYKIFPGNSYEIVAPTGSVIEDSENEISKVYSQDGKKFIKFKQLITKKGKVMSEIHSGNENGISLGVKLPKFSFLREKI; from the coding sequence GTGCTAAAAAGGCCTGAGCTTTTATCTCCAGCTGGAAATTTAACAAAACTTAAAATCGCCCTTGAGTATGGAGCTGACGCTGTTTATGGCTCGGTGGCTAGCTTTTCACTAAGGACTAGATCAGCAAGGGAATTTAACCTTGAAACATTCAAAGAGGCGATAGACTACACACATGCAAAAGGAAAGAAATTTTATGCGACCATAAATGCCTTTCCTTTTAATTCGCAGATCGAGCCACTAAAAAGGCACTTGCAGACTATCTCGGCTATGAAGCCAGATGCCTTTATTATTGCAACTCCAGGAGTCATGAGTCTAGCAAAAGCTATTGCCCCTGATATCGAGATACATCTCTCAACTCAGGCAAATGTTATGAATGTGCTTGATGCAAAAATTTATCACGATATGGGTGCAAAACGTATCGTCGTAGCACGCGAGATGAACTTAAAAGATGTCATAAAGATAAAAGAAGAAATTCCAACTCTTGATATCGAAATTTTCGTCCATGGCTCGATGTGCTTTGCCTACTCTGGCAGGTGCTTAGTGAGCTCAGTGCAAAGCGGACGTATGTCAAATCGCGGAAGCTGTGCGAACGACTGCAGGTTTAAGTATGAACTCTATGCCAAAAACGAAGAGAGTGGTGTGCTTTTCCGTTTAGAAGAGGATGAAAAAGGCACTCACATCATGAACTCAAAAGATCTTTGCCTCATCTCGCACATCAAAGAGATCGTTGATAGTGGCGTAATAGATAGCCTAAAAATAGAAGGTCGCACAAAGAGTGAGTACTACGCAGCTTGCACAGCAAGAGCTTATAAAATGGCGATAGATGATGCCATGAATAATAAATTTGACGCACAAATTTATGAGAATGAGATAAATACACTAAAAAATCGTGGCTTTACGGATGGATATTTGGTGCATAGACCTTATGAGCGAACCGATACACAAAATCATGTTAGCAGCCTAGAAGAGGGTACTCATCAGGTAAATGCAATAAGCGAAGATGGCGAGTTTTTTAAGTGCAAATATAAAATTTTTCCAGGCAATAGCTACGAGATCGTGGCTCCTACTGGATCGGTTATAGAAGACAGTGAAAATGAAATTTCAAAGGTCTATTCACAAGATGGCAAGAAATTTATCAAATTTAAGCAGCTCATCACCAAAAAAGGCAAGGTTATGAGCGAAATTCATAGCGGCAATGAAAATGGAATAAGTCTTGGTGTTAAGCTACCAAAATTTAGCTTTTTAAGGGAGAAAATATGA
- the purE gene encoding 5-(carboxyamino)imidazole ribonucleotide mutase, with translation MKFVSIIMGSKSDYEIVSEVAKTLEKFGVKYELIISSAHRSPKRTSEYVANAEKKGAKVFIAAAGMAAHLAGAIAANTTKPVIGIPMAGSALSGVDALYSTVQMPSGMPVATLAIGKAGAINAAYLAVQILALEDDSLASALKADREAKIKALEEDSSKVEVIL, from the coding sequence ATGAAATTTGTTTCTATTATAATGGGAAGTAAAAGTGACTATGAGATCGTTAGCGAGGTGGCAAAAACTCTTGAAAAATTTGGCGTAAAATATGAACTGATAATCAGCTCAGCTCACAGAAGCCCAAAAAGAACGAGCGAGTACGTCGCAAATGCTGAGAAAAAGGGTGCAAAAGTCTTTATTGCAGCTGCTGGTATGGCGGCTCACCTAGCTGGTGCGATCGCTGCAAATACTACAAAACCAGTGATTGGCATACCAATGGCAGGTTCGGCTCTAAGTGGCGTTGATGCACTTTACTCAACTGTGCAAATGCCAAGCGGCATGCCAGTAGCAACCTTGGCTATTGGCAAGGCTGGCGCGATAAATGCAGCCTATTTGGCGGTGCAAATTTTAGCTCTTGAAGATGATAGTCTGGCAAGTGCTCTAAAAGCCGATAGAGAGGCGAAGATAAAGGCTTTAGAGGAAGACTCTTCAAAGGTTGAAGTGATACTGTAA
- a CDS encoding DUF3972 domain-containing protein, with translation MQTYLGVDEFCKLVHLEREVIEDMINRGVLKTKEENGEILIEASEGTMSVVPSVSQNLSLQPQSQDGISFVEKTIGTILNLHEKVLDAKDETLETLRNENKFLKEALISMQELYDEDRKMVETLTKQLKISQDEVEFLKRKYKLMWNQAVENFNGQK, from the coding sequence GTGCAGACCTATCTTGGAGTTGATGAATTTTGCAAACTTGTGCACTTGGAGCGTGAAGTTATCGAAGATATGATAAATCGTGGCGTTTTGAAAACCAAAGAGGAAAATGGAGAAATTTTGATAGAAGCGAGCGAGGGAACGATGAGCGTGGTGCCTAGTGTTTCGCAAAATTTATCCTTGCAGCCGCAAAGCCAAGATGGTATCAGCTTTGTTGAAAAGACGATTGGAACGATATTAAATTTACACGAAAAGGTACTTGACGCAAAGGATGAGACGCTTGAAACCCTAAGAAATGAGAATAAATTTTTAAAAGAGGCGCTTATTTCTATGCAAGAGCTCTATGACGAAGATAGAAAAATGGTCGAGACGCTTACAAAACAGCTTAAAATTTCACAAGATGAAGTTGAATTTTTAAAACGAAAATACAAGCTAATGTGGAACCAAGCGGTTGAAAATTTTAACGGACAAAAGTAG
- a CDS encoding GyrI-like domain-containing protein, with translation MKIINLEDSFEIYGVKTRTKNEDEMGGKGKIPALWSKFMSEHYDGKSEIYSVYCNYESDFDGHYDNFIGTRSRQKGDGNLKIQSGKYALFSFANEPQNVSKFWDEIWRYFESSELKRAYETDFELYSSDEIKIFISILG, from the coding sequence ATGAAGATTATAAATTTAGAGGATAGCTTTGAAATTTACGGAGTAAAAACTCGCACTAAAAATGAAGATGAGATGGGCGGCAAGGGTAAAATTCCAGCTTTATGGTCTAAATTTATGAGTGAGCACTACGATGGCAAGAGTGAAATTTATAGCGTTTACTGCAACTATGAAAGCGATTTTGATGGACATTACGATAACTTCATCGGCACAAGATCACGCCAAAAGGGTGATGGAAATTTAAAGATACAAAGCGGAAAGTACGCTCTTTTTAGTTTTGCAAATGAGCCACAAAATGTTTCAAAATTTTGGGATGAAATTTGGAGATATTTTGAAAGTAGCGAGCTAAAAAGAGCCTATGAAACAGATTTTGAGCTTTACAGCAGCGACGAGATAAAAATTTTTATATCTATTTTAGGTTAG